The segment GTCGAGTGGGTCTTCCGGTGGACGCTGGAGGAACCGCCCCTCCAACGGGCCGAGGAGCGGGTGATCGAGCTGGACGAGACGCACCACGAGGAGCTGCTCGCCTTCCTCAACGAGCACAGCCCCGCCCATTCGACCGGCCCCGGCTCCGCCGGCGTCAGCCTGTGGACCGGTATCCGCGCCCCCGACGGGCGGCTGGTGGCCTGCGGCGCCCTGAGCAGCCTGCGGGACAGCGGGGCCCCGCTGATGGCATCGGTCGCGACGGACGCGCGGCTGCGCGGTCAGGGGCTCGGCGCGGCGCTGACCTCGTGGCTGACCCGGTACGCCGTACGCCGGCACGGGTTCTGCACGCTGTGGCAGCTCGCCGACAACTCCCCCGCCGAACGGCTCTACACCCGGCTCGGATACCGCAACGAGGACCCGTGCGTCTCCGCGCGCATGGCCGCGCCGGGCCTCCCTTGAAGGACGCCGGCCCGTCGGTGCCGGGGTCAGCTCCTCACGGCCGTACGCGGTGGACCCGGGCGAGCAGCAGAACCGTGTCATCGGCCGGGGAGCTCGGTACGAGGCGGGCGAGGATGTGGTCCGCGGCGGCTTCCAAGGAGTCCGGGAGCCGGTGCAGTTCGCTGCGCAGCGCCGTCAGCCCCTCGTCGATGTCGTGGTCCCGGGCCTCGATGAGACCGTCGGTGTAGAGGACGAGGGTGGTGTCGTCGGGCAGGTCGACCTCCGTCGAGCGGAAGGGGCAGCCGCCGACGCCGAGGGGTACCCCCAGCACCTCGTCGATGACCTCGGTCCGGCCGTCGGGATAGCGGAGGAGCGGCGGGGGGTGGCCGGCGCTGGCGATCCGGGTGCCTCCGGTGACGGGGTCATAGCGGATGTAGAGGCAGGTGGCGAGTTCGATGCCCGCCTCCTGGGCGCAGTGGTCGAGTTCGGTGAGCAGCTTTTCCGGTTCCTGGTCGTGGCGGGCCAGGGCCTTGGCGGTGATGCGCAGCCTGCCCATCGATGCGGCGGCCGAGACGCCGTGTCCCATGACATCGCCGACGACCAGGGCGACTCGCTGGTCGGGCAGGTCGATCACGTCGTACCAGTCGCCGCCGACCTCGGTGACGTGACTGCCGGGCAGATAGCGGTGGGCGAGGTGCAGGGACGGGAAGGACCCCAGGGAGCTGGGCAGCAGCGCGCGCTGGAAGGTGAGCGCGATGTTCCGCTCGCGGCTGTAGAGGCGGGCGTTGTCCAGGCAGAGCGCGGCGCGGGAGGCGAGCTCCGAGGCCAGGCTGAGGTCTTGATCGGTGAAAGTCGCGCGGGCCGCCGACCGGCCGAAGATGGCGATGCCCTGCACCGTGTCCCGGGCGATGAGCGGGGCGAGGAGGAGGCAGGTCAGACCGCTGTCGGCCAGCAACCGGGCACGTGCTTCGTCGAGCATGGTCCGCAGCATGAACTCCTCGTTCACCGGCACCGCGATCGGACGGCCGGTGCGCAGCATCCGGTGGATGGCGGAGCCCGGCGGGTAGTGCACTCCGGCCACCCCGCTGACGAGTTCCGTCGCGGGAGGGGGCAGCACGGTGCCGTGTGCGAGACGGCGAGTGAGCACCGGCAGCGCCGGGTCGAACGGCTGCCGCTCGTCCAGCCCTTCCACGAGCTCCACGACGGCCGCGTCGGCGAAGACCGGAACCACGGCGTCGACCAGCTCCTGGGCGGTGACCTTCACGTCCAGGGTGGTGCCGATCCGGGTGGACGCCTGGTCCAGCAGCGCCAGCCGCTGGCGGGTGGCGGTCGCCTCCACGATGGCCTGCTCCCGGTCGGTCACATCCACCAGCAGACCGCCCACTCCCGCGCGGGTGCCCCCGGCCCGGGAGAGCGGGAAGAAGCTCACCGACAGGACCTTGTCCCGGTCCGGGTGGCCCCGGGTGCGCATCCCGACCCGCACTCCCGCGATCGGCTTGCCGTCCCGGGCGACGTCGCGCAGCATCTGCTCGTACTCGCCGCCGTCCGCGGTGATCATGATGTCGGTGAGGTGCCGCCCCAGGTGGTCCTCGATGGGGAGCCCGTTGATGTCGGCCAGGCCCTGGTTGAGGTGGGCGTAGCGCAGCTCCTCGTCGAGCATGACCAGGCCGATGGGGCAGGTCTCGAAGAGCGCGTCGAGGAAGGCGAGATTGGTCTTCACCCGGTCCAGTTCGTCGCCGCGGCTCGCCAGGGCCATGACCACCGAATGCCCCGCCTCCCCGGCCACCGGGAAGACCCGGAAGCCGCAGTCGAAGGCCGAACCGTCCGGATGCGCGGCGAGCAGCCGCCCACGCCAGTAGCCCTCGGTCCGGCCGCGCTCGGCCAGGCGGGCGCACGCGTCGGGGCCCTCATCGGGCGAGGCGGGGAAGAGAAGGGCGCCGGGTTTCGCCAGCGCCTCCGCGGCCCGGTAGCCGAAAAGCTGCTCGGCGCCGGGGCCCCAGTAGCAGATCCGGTTGGCGTCATCGATGCCGAACACGGCGACGGCGACATGTTCCAGCAGCGACCCGGGCTCGGACCAGAGTGGTCCGCGAGCCTGCTGCCCGCTCGGCCGATCTGATGGCACCGGCTTGTCCTTCCACCCGCCGCGCGCGGTGGCCCGTCCGCCCTCCGGGCGCCGGAACGGCTCTCTTCATTCTGCGCCCGTCCCTCAGGTGCGGACACTCGGCGTGGCCCCGGGCCCGGGGTGAGCGGCCTCGTGGCCGCCGTGCCGGTCGACGTCTCCGCCGCTGTCTGTGCTCGCACCCCTCCGTGCCGCCGCGGTTCCGGCGGTGAGCATGCCGCCCGTGAGCGCGGCGGTCCGCCCGCCGACCCCACACATTGGCTGGTTTCCCGGTGTGAGCGGACCTGCCGGTGCGGCTTGGCTGGTGGGGTCCGCAAGAGCGCTGCGTGAGGGGTACGGGTGTACGACTACATCATCGTGGGAGCCGGGTCGGCCGGATGTGTGCTGGCGGCCCGGCTCACCGAGGACGAGCACACCCGCGTGCTCCTCGTCGAGGCCGGACCGGCGGATGATGCGCAGGAAATCCATGTGCCGGCCGCCTTCAGCAAGCTGTTCCAGACGAAGTACGACTGGAGCTACCTCAGCGACTGCGAACCGGGCCTGGACGGCCGGCGCCGGTTCCTGCCCCGCGGCCGGATGCTCGGTGGGTCCTCGTCGATGAACGCGATGATCTACATCCGGGGAAACCGCCGGGACTACGACGCCTGGGCCGCCGCCGGCGCGGAGCAGTGGGGCTGGGACGACGTCCTCCCCTACTTCCTGC is part of the Streptomyces platensis genome and harbors:
- a CDS encoding GNAT family N-acetyltransferase encodes the protein MQATTLPPRTADLFQQGLEQQAGAALLRFGAARRRPSGRISWSGNGAAAWLDDARGHLWSVGEAVPAAGLVLRAAHELPDGIREFTGPRGTDTLVGRHLAVSDVVEWVFRWTLEEPPLQRAEERVIELDETHHEELLAFLNEHSPAHSTGPGSAGVSLWTGIRAPDGRLVACGALSSLRDSGAPLMASVATDARLRGQGLGAALTSWLTRYAVRRHGFCTLWQLADNSPAERLYTRLGYRNEDPCVSARMAAPGLP
- a CDS encoding SpoIIE family protein phosphatase, whose amino-acid sequence is MPSDRPSGQQARGPLWSEPGSLLEHVAVAVFGIDDANRICYWGPGAEQLFGYRAAEALAKPGALLFPASPDEGPDACARLAERGRTEGYWRGRLLAAHPDGSAFDCGFRVFPVAGEAGHSVVMALASRGDELDRVKTNLAFLDALFETCPIGLVMLDEELRYAHLNQGLADINGLPIEDHLGRHLTDIMITADGGEYEQMLRDVARDGKPIAGVRVGMRTRGHPDRDKVLSVSFFPLSRAGGTRAGVGGLLVDVTDREQAIVEATATRQRLALLDQASTRIGTTLDVKVTAQELVDAVVPVFADAAVVELVEGLDERQPFDPALPVLTRRLAHGTVLPPPATELVSGVAGVHYPPGSAIHRMLRTGRPIAVPVNEEFMLRTMLDEARARLLADSGLTCLLLAPLIARDTVQGIAIFGRSAARATFTDQDLSLASELASRAALCLDNARLYSRERNIALTFQRALLPSSLGSFPSLHLAHRYLPGSHVTEVGGDWYDVIDLPDQRVALVVGDVMGHGVSAAASMGRLRITAKALARHDQEPEKLLTELDHCAQEAGIELATCLYIRYDPVTGGTRIASAGHPPPLLRYPDGRTEVIDEVLGVPLGVGGCPFRSTEVDLPDDTTLVLYTDGLIEARDHDIDEGLTALRSELHRLPDSLEAAADHILARLVPSSPADDTVLLLARVHRVRP